The following proteins are co-located in the Leptospira weilii genome:
- a CDS encoding M23 family metallopeptidase, which translates to MKRKTGCILAGLLVLGLFFSIKSFADTNLEEIKLDNQYLQTYRGLEGIWIVPNRVKESVEDLIHNFGTTEHEIKKVNGIPDNERISVTEPIFFPYNENFIRSLLLEDKGREIFRTDQREFIWPISFKHSFVTSRLGKRWNAMHSGVDIACPTGSIVIAAADGIVLESKKDGGYGNKILLSHPGINGINTLYAHNSILYVKEGDKVKKGQIIALSGNTGHTTGPHLHFEVRYQNVVLNPEHYLPVFQSSSEARVAIARETIEE; encoded by the coding sequence ATGAAAAGAAAAACTGGCTGTATTCTGGCGGGGTTGCTTGTACTCGGTCTATTTTTCAGCATAAAATCCTTTGCCGATACGAATCTTGAGGAAATCAAACTGGATAATCAATATCTCCAGACTTACAGAGGGTTGGAGGGGATTTGGATCGTTCCCAATCGAGTCAAAGAATCCGTCGAAGACTTGATTCACAATTTTGGAACAACGGAACATGAAATCAAAAAGGTTAACGGGATTCCTGACAACGAAAGAATTTCCGTAACTGAACCTATCTTTTTTCCTTATAATGAAAATTTTATCAGAAGCCTTCTTTTGGAAGATAAAGGCCGAGAGATTTTTCGTACTGATCAGAGAGAATTCATTTGGCCGATCAGCTTTAAACATTCTTTCGTTACTTCCCGATTGGGAAAAAGATGGAATGCAATGCATTCCGGGGTGGATATTGCCTGTCCGACCGGATCAATCGTGATTGCGGCGGCGGACGGGATTGTTTTGGAATCCAAAAAAGACGGCGGTTATGGAAATAAAATTCTGCTTTCTCATCCTGGAATCAACGGAATCAATACTCTTTACGCTCACAATTCCATTCTTTATGTGAAAGAAGGAGATAAAGTGAAAAAAGGGCAGATTATCGCTCTTTCCGGAAATACGGGGCATACGACCGGTCCTCACTTGCACTTCGAAGTACGTTATCAGAATGTCGTATTAAATCCGGAACATTATCTTCCGGTCTTTCAATCTTCTTCCGAGGCTCGTGTGGCGATCGCCCGGGAGACGATAGAAGAGTAA
- a CDS encoding LIC11113 family protein codes for MIRKFRKGRSYPRIFPENPRKRRIVLIHIFSLLFLFAGNIDSEPDKTKSFQENFQSFIQEFHKHPSESLVQSFRARYSSFEPKPCSFEEAERFEKIIYLSYKCKDHKWPGFIYLGGSSEFWKNHSAKISLGEVLRIGKKVYLEVKPSYEDELLENSFWNFKNFSTKGNAPFKPQTPKEYRDNYGLQYYLSISKHPAKRDLKGAKEIFFDSTCPLIFLKKDSDFYWEKAVYYSFQASCIPSSPYSYIRIRSDFLGKIRIDGKDTDQIQEGAKYLGKLKIHSIEAEKILWQQDAEIYNE; via the coding sequence ATGATACGAAAATTCAGAAAAGGCCGTTCTTACCCTCGAATTTTTCCGGAAAATCCGAGGAAAAGACGAATCGTACTCATTCACATTTTCTCTCTTCTTTTTTTATTTGCGGGAAACATAGATTCCGAACCCGACAAAACAAAATCGTTTCAGGAAAATTTTCAGTCCTTCATCCAAGAATTTCACAAACATCCTTCCGAGTCCCTCGTTCAATCGTTTCGAGCCAGGTATTCCTCATTCGAACCGAAACCTTGCAGCTTCGAAGAAGCAGAACGTTTTGAAAAGATAATCTATCTTTCTTACAAATGTAAAGATCATAAATGGCCCGGTTTTATCTATCTCGGCGGAAGTTCGGAATTTTGGAAAAATCATTCCGCGAAGATCTCTCTGGGAGAAGTCCTAAGAATCGGCAAGAAAGTTTACCTCGAAGTGAAACCTTCTTACGAAGACGAACTTCTAGAAAATTCTTTTTGGAATTTTAAAAACTTCAGTACAAAAGGCAATGCTCCCTTCAAACCGCAAACTCCAAAAGAATACAGGGACAACTACGGACTTCAATATTACCTTAGTATCTCAAAACATCCTGCAAAAAGAGATTTAAAGGGCGCAAAAGAAATATTCTTCGACTCCACGTGCCCTTTGATCTTTTTAAAGAAAGATTCCGATTTCTATTGGGAAAAAGCGGTATATTATTCCTTCCAGGCGAGTTGTATTCCCTCTTCGCCTTATTCTTATATCCGAATCCGCTCCGACTTTTTGGGAAAGATTCGAATAGACGGCAAGGATACGGATCAAATTCAGGAAGGCGCCAAATACCTCGGCAAATTGAAAATTCATTCCATAGAAGCGGAAAAAATCCTCTGGCAACAGGATGCGGAAATCTACAATGAATAA
- a CDS encoding PDZ domain-containing protein: MKRIFSKPAFLFFQVCLSVLWSLTISAPLEAETILVHFRKFSHQNPWQKGLHYERKVPAIITDQDFLLALLSPGELPLFSETNPETKPGTRLYLFKHDPETGLALFSHRGKFSTKRKSRLGNSRHSSCSKFFPKPEWESPDLSNSIMKISRSSEAEGNERKFLYSKNLICGYTDGHWNVPGEYLFLFLHASSSNPIVHPGFSFDYALTIPERKFYFPDSYHGVVVSEVYPGVGPVHNLFPGDAIYSINGENFTHPPNRQEVFSRILTKNQHLILPGSVVTLGVFRAGKRKEITYSLKNYTEDSFFIPSNSGTKPPSYLISGGLFFTELTGSYLKESGDQYRENSDKKLLYLYESFNKKIHPEKNRLVFISRVFPDSANEGFHDFQDQILESVNNKIVRSLPDLKEILKENQDEYIVFRFSGNRIAAFSKEQLRSLNSKIISNYNLDKLDNLP; the protein is encoded by the coding sequence ATGAAACGGATTTTCTCAAAACCCGCATTCCTATTTTTCCAAGTTTGTCTTTCTGTTCTATGGAGTTTAACGATCTCCGCTCCTTTAGAAGCCGAGACGATCCTAGTTCATTTTCGAAAATTCTCCCATCAAAATCCTTGGCAGAAAGGTCTTCACTACGAAAGAAAGGTTCCGGCGATCATAACAGACCAGGATTTTTTACTCGCCCTTCTTTCTCCGGGAGAACTTCCTTTATTCTCGGAAACGAATCCGGAAACAAAGCCTGGAACTCGCTTATATCTTTTCAAACATGATCCGGAAACGGGTCTTGCGCTTTTTTCTCATAGAGGCAAATTTTCCACCAAAAGAAAATCTCGTCTCGGCAACTCCAGACATTCTTCCTGTTCCAAATTTTTCCCGAAACCGGAATGGGAAAGTCCGGACCTTTCCAACTCTATTATGAAAATAAGCAGATCCTCCGAGGCGGAAGGAAACGAAAGAAAATTCTTATATTCCAAAAATCTGATTTGTGGTTACACGGACGGACATTGGAACGTTCCCGGAGAATATCTTTTCTTGTTTTTACACGCCTCTTCGAGCAATCCAATCGTTCATCCGGGGTTCTCCTTCGACTACGCTCTTACGATTCCGGAAAGAAAATTCTACTTTCCCGATTCTTACCACGGAGTTGTGGTTTCAGAAGTGTATCCGGGAGTAGGACCGGTCCATAATTTATTTCCGGGCGACGCTATCTACAGTATCAACGGAGAAAATTTCACCCATCCTCCGAACAGACAGGAGGTTTTTTCCAGAATCCTTACGAAAAATCAGCATTTGATCCTTCCAGGAAGCGTTGTGACCCTTGGCGTCTTTAGGGCCGGAAAAAGAAAAGAGATCACGTATTCGTTAAAAAACTACACGGAGGATTCTTTTTTCATTCCTTCCAATTCGGGGACAAAACCTCCTTCGTACTTAATCAGCGGGGGACTCTTTTTTACGGAATTGACCGGTTCATACCTTAAAGAATCCGGAGATCAATATAGGGAAAACTCGGACAAAAAACTTCTCTATCTCTACGAATCCTTCAACAAGAAGATACATCCCGAAAAAAATCGTCTCGTGTTCATCAGCAGAGTTTTTCCGGACTCCGCAAACGAAGGATTCCACGATTTCCAGGATCAAATTTTAGAATCCGTGAACAATAAAATCGTTCGTTCCCTACCCGATCTCAAAGAAATTCTAAAGGAGAATCAGGACGAATACATTGTTTTTCGTTTTTCCGGAAATCGAATCGCGGCATTTTCCAAAGAGCAACTCCGAAGCTTAAATTCGAAGATTATTTCAAATTATAACCTGGATAAATTAGACAATTTACCTTGA
- a CDS encoding ATP-binding response regulator — protein MRILFLDDEEMIRELFQEIFGVVHDLTLAGTAEEALEICKDKSFDLIITDVRLPKMSGIDFVSKLRDREVNTPFIVITGNQDIDISIRALRLGAVDFFIKPFRMDAIRHSLQKFENLFICSQELIGKNHFQLTESKQHFSIKPSLKNLNQYVNLVMRSISLIPGIHTDDILSIKLALYELLGNAIEHGFAGISYENKSKLLSSDVDYFDHVDRICDTLNEFVHLEVGFENQKVHVSLKDPGTGFDPTKVPDPVTDPNASHLSGRGIFLVKMNVDELVYNDIGNEVRFSRTLKKALLTPSKVNAG, from the coding sequence ATGCGAATTCTTTTTTTAGACGACGAGGAAATGATCCGAGAGCTGTTCCAGGAGATATTCGGAGTCGTTCACGACCTCACTTTGGCGGGGACTGCGGAAGAAGCCCTAGAAATCTGCAAGGACAAAAGCTTCGATCTGATCATAACGGACGTCCGTCTACCTAAAATGAGCGGAATCGATTTCGTTTCCAAACTTAGAGACAGGGAAGTCAACACTCCTTTTATCGTGATTACGGGCAACCAGGATATAGATATTTCCATTCGGGCGCTCCGGCTCGGTGCCGTGGATTTTTTCATCAAACCCTTTCGAATGGATGCGATTCGTCATTCTCTGCAAAAATTCGAGAACTTATTTATTTGTAGTCAGGAACTTATCGGCAAAAATCACTTTCAACTAACCGAGTCCAAACAACATTTTTCGATCAAACCCAGTCTTAAAAATCTAAATCAATACGTAAATCTTGTGATGCGTTCGATTTCTCTGATTCCCGGAATTCATACGGACGATATCCTTTCAATCAAACTCGCTTTGTATGAATTGCTCGGAAACGCCATCGAACACGGGTTCGCGGGAATTAGTTACGAAAATAAATCGAAATTACTCTCCTCCGATGTGGACTATTTCGATCACGTGGACCGGATCTGCGACACTTTGAACGAATTCGTCCATCTTGAAGTCGGTTTCGAAAATCAAAAAGTTCACGTTTCTCTCAAGGACCCTGGAACTGGTTTCGATCCTACCAAGGTTCCCGACCCGGTTACTGATCCAAACGCAAGTCATCTTTCCGGCCGCGGAATCTTTCTTGTGAAAATGAACGTGGACGAACTCGTCTACAACGACATCGGAAACGAAGTCAGATTCAGCAGAACGTTAAAAAAGGCTCTTCTTACGCCTTCAAAAGTAAACGCCGGCTGA
- a CDS encoding thiol-disulfide oxidoreductase DCC family protein, producing the protein MESEVFDDSLERPIVFFDGVCNLCNASVLFFLDRNQKENLMFASLQSSIAEKILGKKTEWNDSPYSVLFLEKGILYQKSTAIIKICAHLTFPWNLFSLFRWIPNSIRDFVYDWVAGNRYRWFGKLDACRTPHPNLKSRFLED; encoded by the coding sequence ATGGAATCCGAAGTTTTCGATGACTCATTAGAACGTCCGATCGTATTCTTTGACGGAGTGTGTAATCTTTGTAACGCTTCCGTTTTATTCTTTCTGGATCGGAATCAAAAAGAAAATTTAATGTTTGCGAGTTTACAGTCGTCTATCGCGGAAAAAATTCTCGGGAAAAAGACGGAATGGAACGATTCTCCATACTCGGTTTTATTTTTGGAAAAAGGGATTCTCTATCAGAAATCGACCGCAATTATAAAAATTTGTGCGCATTTAACTTTTCCTTGGAACCTTTTTTCCTTGTTTCGATGGATTCCGAATTCCATTCGAGATTTTGTTTACGATTGGGTTGCGGGGAATCGGTATCGATGGTTCGGGAAGTTGGACGCGTGTAGAACACCCCATCCGAATCTAAAATCCAGGTTTTTAGAAGATTAA
- a CDS encoding sulfurtransferase has protein sequence MSSWNFIKTELNDKDFLIDCRSASGYQESTLKGAYSFPFIKKAFASDPESQKKMTGPLEEILNFIQKEGSTRVVAFDEGMGMFASRMVYLLRAAGFQNTFLYGSRWPISGVDQEKGCREMELGPGDKPRKLEGIVDKAFLEKNLTRLQIFDTRTQEEYEGKLPRLTAPEPGTLCGRLPGAFLWDWRILYDGQGNLIEKNQFNKKLRSFPFMPERTTVIYDYNGARSSLLALMLREVGYLDVHTYQGSWFEWRRSSLPKQAVSVYGQTGAAAPRVGGSDRKLT, from the coding sequence TTGTCCAGCTGGAATTTTATAAAAACTGAATTGAATGATAAGGATTTTTTGATCGATTGTCGCTCCGCGTCGGGATATCAAGAATCTACTCTCAAAGGAGCTTACAGTTTTCCTTTTATCAAAAAGGCGTTTGCCTCGGATCCGGAATCGCAGAAGAAGATGACCGGTCCCTTGGAAGAAATTTTAAATTTCATACAAAAAGAAGGCTCGACTCGAGTGGTCGCCTTCGACGAGGGAATGGGGATGTTCGCTTCGAGAATGGTATATCTTTTGAGAGCGGCCGGTTTTCAGAATACATTTTTATACGGAAGCCGTTGGCCTATATCCGGAGTCGACCAAGAAAAAGGTTGCAGAGAAATGGAACTCGGTCCCGGAGATAAGCCGAGAAAGCTTGAAGGTATAGTGGATAAAGCATTCCTCGAAAAGAACTTAACAAGGCTTCAGATTTTTGACACAAGGACTCAGGAAGAATACGAAGGAAAACTTCCAAGGCTTACCGCCCCGGAACCTGGCACGTTATGCGGTCGTTTGCCGGGCGCATTTCTTTGGGACTGGAGAATTTTGTATGACGGCCAAGGAAACCTGATCGAAAAAAACCAGTTCAATAAAAAGCTCAGATCTTTTCCGTTCATGCCGGAAAGAACCACGGTGATCTACGATTACAACGGAGCGAGATCTTCTCTTTTGGCTTTAATGTTACGCGAAGTCGGTTATTTGGACGTTCATACATACCAAGGTTCCTGGTTTGAGTGGAGAAGGTCTAGCCTTCCGAAGCAAGCCGTCTCGGTTTATGGACAAACGGGGGCCGCTGCGCCAAGAGTCGGCGGCTCGGACCGAAAATTAACGTGA
- a CDS encoding S1C family serine protease, with amino-acid sequence MNNKIFLNIIIFLFVLFGSTLPAQNGNSTDLKALLDGVVIIQSSTFSGKEDGYSEKSIHRDAGTGIIISGNRILTNAHVISNSSYLKVKHFNSSKFYKADVQFLGFDCDLAILKVEEEEFFNGVEPLEISESSPALGSNLLILGYPGGDENITLENGNVSRVERVRYSFTGLDYRKAIRVNANIIPGYSGGPAIQNGKVAGIAFQISQSQGNVAYLIPPEIIVHFLKDIEDGTYHGFPFPGFSFQSGHSASLKSYLKIPEGLNGILINTVYPDSSFSDLLQPEDFVYKIDQSYLNREGEIMDTIGGFIADLIEEKFIGDPVKIFFYRNGKNHKIEGTLKRIPTLDLYRQQNKSSSFLSGGLLFQPVNRALVGGDSRLESSLRYHYSYYIQDELYRFTDRDILLSGIYPDPLNSKYSGYRYKILESINDRTPSDLEDLKSLWKKFYGGTISLKFRGVNLPIVLDQDTIDKINIRIKKRFDVEADE; translated from the coding sequence ATGAATAACAAAATATTTTTGAATATTATAATATTCTTATTCGTTTTATTCGGTTCCACGCTTCCCGCTCAAAACGGGAACTCCACGGATCTGAAAGCTCTTTTGGACGGCGTAGTCATCATTCAAAGCAGCACCTTTTCAGGAAAAGAAGACGGATATTCCGAAAAGTCAATCCATCGGGACGCCGGAACCGGAATCATTATTTCCGGAAACCGGATTTTGACGAATGCGCACGTGATTTCCAATTCCAGTTATCTCAAAGTAAAACATTTCAATTCGAGCAAATTTTACAAGGCAGACGTTCAATTCCTGGGTTTCGACTGCGATCTCGCAATTCTCAAAGTGGAAGAGGAGGAATTTTTCAACGGAGTAGAACCTCTGGAAATTTCTGAATCCTCGCCCGCTCTCGGCAGCAATCTTCTCATACTCGGTTATCCTGGCGGGGACGAAAACATCACATTAGAAAACGGGAATGTTTCCCGAGTTGAAAGAGTCCGTTATTCTTTTACCGGTTTGGATTATAGAAAAGCGATCCGAGTAAACGCAAACATCATTCCCGGATATTCCGGAGGGCCGGCGATCCAAAACGGAAAAGTCGCCGGAATCGCTTTTCAAATCAGTCAATCCCAGGGCAACGTCGCCTACTTAATTCCTCCGGAGATCATCGTCCATTTCTTGAAGGACATTGAGGACGGGACTTATCACGGTTTTCCGTTCCCAGGTTTTAGTTTTCAAAGCGGCCATTCCGCTTCCTTAAAATCCTATTTGAAAATCCCGGAAGGTCTAAACGGAATTTTGATCAATACGGTTTATCCGGATTCCTCGTTTTCGGACCTTTTACAACCGGAAGACTTTGTGTATAAAATCGACCAATCCTATCTCAACAGAGAAGGTGAAATCATGGATACGATCGGCGGTTTTATCGCAGATCTGATCGAGGAAAAATTCATCGGTGATCCTGTTAAGATTTTCTTTTACAGAAACGGAAAAAACCACAAAATTGAAGGTACTCTCAAACGGATCCCCACTTTGGATCTTTATAGACAACAGAATAAAAGTTCCAGTTTTCTATCAGGAGGACTTTTATTCCAACCAGTCAACCGTGCGCTTGTAGGCGGAGATTCCCGACTGGAAAGTTCCCTTCGTTATCACTATAGTTATTATATTCAGGACGAATTGTATCGCTTTACGGATAGGGATATTCTTCTTTCAGGCATTTATCCCGATCCCCTCAATTCCAAATATTCCGGTTATCGTTATAAAATCCTAGAATCGATCAACGATCGCACTCCCTCCGACTTAGAGGATTTGAAATCCTTATGGAAAAAATTTTACGGAGGCACGATCAGCCTGAAATTCAGAGGAGTCAATCTTCCAATCGTGCTCGACCAGGATACAATCGATAAGATCAACATTCGTATTAAAAAACGCTTCGATGTGGAGGCAGACGAATGA